GTATGTGGGCAAGAAGGTGGTGGTGGTCGGCGCGAACAATTCCGCGCACGATATCTGCGCCGCCCTGTGGGAAGCGGGCGTGGACGTGACCATGGTGCAGCGCTCGTCGACGCACATCGTCAAGTCCGATTCCCTGATGGACCTGGCCTTGGGCGACCTGTATTCGGAACGGGCGCTGGCCGCCGGCATGACCACAAACAAGGCCGACCTGACGTTCGCCTCGATCCCGTACAAGATACTGGCCGACTTCCAGAAGCCCGTCTTCAAGGCCATCCGCGAACGCGACGCGGATTTTTACGCGCGTCTGGAAGAACGGGGCTTCATGCTCGACTTCGGCGACGACGATTCCGGCCTTTTCATGAAATACCTGCGCCGCGGCTCCGGCTACTACATCGACGTGGGCGCTTCCGAGCTGGTCGCCGAGGGCAAGATCAAGCTGAAAAGCGGCGTCGGCGTGCAGGAGCTGAAAGCCCATTCGATCGTGCTGTCGGACGGCACGGAACTGCCGTCCGACCTGGTGGTGTACGCCACCGGCTACGGTTCCATGAATGGCTGGGCGGCCGACCTGATCTCGCCCGAGGTGGCGAACAAGGTGGGCAAGGTGTGGGGATTGGGTTCGTCCACGACGAAAGATCCGGGTCCGTGGGAGGGCGAACAGCGCAATATGTGGAAGCCCACGCAGCAGCAAGCGCTGTGGTTCCACGGCGGTAACCTGCACCAGTCGCGCCACTATTCCCAGTACCTGTCGCTGCAACTGAAGGCGCGCATGGAAGGGTTGGATACGCCCGTGTATGGACAGCAGGAGGTGCATCACCTGGCGTGATGTCGACTACCTGGACGAAAAAAAACGGCGGGCTATTTGCCCGCCGTTTTTTTCAGCGTCAACCCAAGAGCAAAAACTGGGGTCGGACCCGACGGGGGAACGTTACCCAATGGGGAACACTCCAATCACGCAGTGACCGACCCCGGCAGTGCAGATGTCGGGTTTAAAAATTACTGCTTGATCGCTTCGATTGCGAAGGTCAGGGTGACATCATCACTGACAGCTGGCGCATATTTGCCGGCGTTGAATTCCGAGCGCTTGATCTTGGCCGTGGCGTTGGCGCCGCAAGCGTCTTTTTTCAGCATCGGGTGCGGTGCGCAGGCGAACGAGGTGACGGTCAGGGTCACTGGCTTGGTCACGCCTTTCAGGGTCAGGTTGCCTTCGACGGAGGCCAGCTTGTCGCCGTCGAAATTGAACTTGGTCGATTTGTAGGTGGCGACCGGATACTTGGCCGTGTCGAGGAAGTCTTCGCCCTGGATGTGCGAGTTGAACAGGGTCGAACCCGTGTCAACGGATTTGGTGTCGATCAGCACTTCGACGGCGCCCGTCTTGGCGGCGCGGTCCAGCGTGACCTTGCCGGTGGTGTTATTGAAACGGCTTTGCTGCGTCGAGAAACCCATGTGGGTGTACTCGAAACGGGGGAAAGTGTGGCTGCCATCGATGACATAGACTTCAGGCGCGGCAACAGCGGACAGCGAGAAGCCGGCGGCGGCGATAAAAGCGAGCAGTTTTTTCATTGTAGATTCCTGATAGAAAGTGGAGGATGTCAAAACCGCAAGCAGCTGCAGGCGAACGACGCATGCGGCTGATTGTCTGGCTTCAGTTACAACAGATTATG
Above is a genomic segment from Janthinobacterium sp. 64 containing:
- a CDS encoding YceI family protein, whose protein sequence is MKKLLAFIAAAGFSLSAVAAPEVYVIDGSHTFPRFEYTHMGFSTQQSRFNNTTGKVTLDRAAKTGAVEVLIDTKSVDTGSTLFNSHIQGEDFLDTAKYPVATYKSTKFNFDGDKLASVEGNLTLKGVTKPVTLTVTSFACAPHPMLKKDACGANATAKIKRSEFNAGKYAPAVSDDVTLTFAIEAIKQ